The following coding sequences lie in one Flagellimonas eckloniae genomic window:
- a CDS encoding glycosyltransferase family 2 protein: MKVTAYKPYFGATPNSINDADFNRLITYFELLGAVKNPTVSLIIPVYRAKETLVAHIFSLANLKTIIPYEVIFVENNADSETLSILEQLGAKVVSEKEQGITFARQKGLEEAKGQIICSMDPDSIYDPYYIDKMALPFFMDKELVLCYSVSKSYENDFQLSSKMRFRNRVKNIYFRWKLSQGFTTRIKYIRAVSMVIKKEAILPIGYETDLRVVSGCDDGMLAIKLHSIGKFKYIPVDVYTALPPKREPAKPFPFCNERFMPTKKVIEETCKELIIEEVSQ, from the coding sequence ATGAAAGTCACAGCGTATAAGCCATATTTTGGAGCAACACCTAATAGTATCAATGATGCTGATTTCAATAGATTAATTACCTATTTTGAATTATTGGGTGCCGTTAAAAACCCTACAGTAAGTCTTATTATACCGGTTTACAGGGCAAAGGAAACTTTGGTTGCCCATATTTTTTCTTTGGCCAATCTTAAAACGATTATACCTTATGAAGTTATTTTCGTTGAAAACAATGCAGATAGCGAGACGCTTTCAATACTTGAGCAACTTGGCGCCAAAGTGGTCAGTGAAAAGGAACAAGGAATAACGTTTGCCAGGCAAAAAGGACTGGAAGAAGCCAAGGGGCAAATTATATGTAGTATGGATCCAGATTCTATTTATGATCCATATTATATAGATAAAATGGCTCTTCCTTTTTTTATGGATAAGGAGTTGGTGCTTTGTTATTCCGTTTCCAAAAGTTATGAAAATGATTTTCAGCTTTCATCAAAAATGCGTTTTCGAAACCGTGTGAAGAATATATACTTCAGATGGAAACTATCGCAAGGTTTTACAACAAGAATAAAATATATTAGGGCAGTGAGCATGGTAATTAAGAAGGAGGCAATTCTTCCCATTGGTTATGAAACAGATTTGCGTGTAGTATCCGGATGTGATGATGGAATGTTGGCAATTAAACTTCATTCCATTGGGAAATTCAAGTATATTCCCGTTGATGTTTATACTGCATTACCACCAAAAAGAGAACCTGCAAAACCATTCCCATTTTGTAATGAAAGGTTCATGCCTACGAAAAAGGTAATTGAAGAAACTTGTAAGGAATTAATTATTGAAGAAGTATCTCAATAG